The DNA window GGTCGCGCGTCCCCTCACCTCCCCCGCCCCCATTTGCTCTGGCTTGCAGCGCGTTCGTCGTCGCCTCTCCTTCCCCGCACGGTCGTCTTCGCCTCTGCCGGCCACCAAATCTAGATCGATGGCCTCCTTCACCCATCGCTGGCAGCCCCCCCGAGCCAACGCCtcccgcacgccgtcgccagcaGCCCCTCGAGCCAACTCCTCCATTGCCAGATCTAGCGAGGGCCGAGAGGATGGAGAAGCCGAGCAGCCAAGAGAGGAGCAGGGAGCGATGGAGAAGAGGaagccgagcggcggcggaggaggagaggcgagaTTCacggaggagggggggggggaagaaGCGGGCGGCGCCGTTGAGCTAGCCCTCCTCCGCCcatcgccatcgtcgtcgttgaCGGGTTCTGTAGGCAAGCTACCAAAAGGAcgatatcatttttttactttgacaGTTGACGACTagaatttaatataaactGTAATTTGTTACATGACTTTGCTTGTCTGTTATCAATTGGCATTGCAATTTGCATACACTGTAATTAAGCTATGTAAAAACAGGCACTGTGCAATTGCTTCAAGTATCTGATCTTCCTGAGACAAAATATTTGTCAGGTTTAGCTTGAActgaagaacaaaagaaaaaagtctcCAGGACAGGAATTGCCTGCTAGTAGCTGCTTTGTACTTTGTGTGTTCATGCTTCTCCAGAACTTCTGTTGCTGAATTGAAGTGACCATGTGGAAGTACAGGATCGATACGCCGGTTTGCTTTGATCCAACTAAAAGTATATATGGAGAGAGATGACAAAAGAAATAtactacaaatatattttgctggtggatttaatgaaacgtCTTGTGGATGTTAGGACATATTTTCGTAATCGAGATGAGCTTAAATATGTTGGACTCGGgataaatataaaacgaattataatatgaaacaaactGATTACTAAACAGTTAGGCTTTGGCTAATACATACAATGGTCATGCAGGATAACGACAGAAAGTTTATCATGAATAAATTTCTGTAAAGTTGATAATTCAAATCATCcaaattgaattttagaaccTATAACTCCAACGACAGCGGTGTCACCATTACACAACCGAATCACACCTCTCATTTCTTGCCGatataaaaaacgaaaaacgaaaaaaggaaaagaaaagaaaacagcaGAGTGAATCGTGTTAGGCTCATCTTTTGCTACTGCTTatattataagccaaaattaaaagttttaactcttaatttaaagttaacttgagattttttatcacaGTTTACTTTTCATGTTTGACTTTATcatcataaacatatatatacactacaTCTATCTCTAACTGTAACACAGCTGacttttttatgcatgtttgacaattcgtcttatttaaaaaatttacataattattattatttttatatcatttaatttattgttaaatatatacttttacgtatatatatatagctttccatattttgtaattttttttaataaaacgaatagttaaacgtgtatacaataattaacggcgtcaaacatacatttatgaataaatggagtatatatatatattattcagaaactattttatttataagtacgCCGTTTcgtttcttaaaaaaacaaaacgataACCGCCTTCATGTCAGCTATACTATAAATCTACAGTACCATCACCCGAAAAAAGAAGCCGAAAACCCCCCATCCGAAACCGCAAAATCACAAACAAATCCCACCGAATCTTTCGTCGTCTCCGATAATAGTACTACtcatcggcggcggaggaggccatggcggcggtggcggcggcggcggagcagagcgcggaGCAGTTCAGGGGCAGGGCGCGGCTCCCGGGGTTCGCGGCGCCCCGGCGGTACGACCTGCGGCTGGCGCCCGACCTCGGGGCGTGCGCCTTCGCCGGCTCGGTGGACGTCTCCGTGGGCGTCGCGGAGCGCACCAGGTTCCTCGTGCTCAACGCCGCGGAGCTCGAGGTCGCCCCCGGCGGCGTCCAGTTCAGGCCCCAGGGCACCGACCAGGTTGGACTGCTTCGGTTGTTGGTTTCGGGTGGCCGTGGGGGCTTTGATCTACTCGTGTGTGAGGGCGAGGTGGGGTTTGGGGTGTGAGGGCGCGTAGGTGGTTTTCCGGTGGCTCAAGGGTTTGATCTTTCGAGTCGAAACACTAGCATTGGGGGAATTTGACATGCACTTCAGTTATCGGAGCTTGTTAGggcttatatttttttaatatgctaAAAACATTTCGATCTTTTCATAACCTCATCAAAGGCTTCATGATCGTGCGTGTCAAGGGTTTTAGATTTAGAGCAAAAAAGGGTTTTAGATTTGATAGTGTCATGAAACCGAGATGCGGTTTAAATTTAATTGCTTAGATGTATTTTTTCTGTGAAGGTGTTCGAATACTCATAATAATAAGTAAAATGGTTTTGCGTGTAATAGTTAGCTTTAATTTAGGATTTGCCTTTACTCTTTACAATGTTGCACATGGTTGTGTGGTTAGAGCCAAAATAGCCATGGCTAGGATGCAGCGATCTTTATGTTTTAAGGCCGAGGATGGTTTTGCAAACAATGTCTTAGCATTTTGTTCTGTTTTTATTCATATGGATCAATTTGTGTTCTGTATTAGGTGCTTCATCCAGCGGAGGTTACCAATGTACCAGAGGATGAAATCCTGATTATCCGCTTCGATGAGGTTCTTCCTCTTGGCGAGGGAGTTTTAGCAATTGCATTCAAGGGAACTTTGAACGATAAGATGCATGGCTTCTATAAAAGGTAGTCATTTTGCGTTAACAaggtttatttgtaaataaacaaatatatatctgCAATGTTATTTGTTCTGTTGTTTTTAGTGTGTACGAACTTAATGGGGAGAAGAAGAACATGGCGGTGACCCAGTTTGAGCCTGCTGATGCAAGGCGTTGTTTTCCTTGTTGGGATGAGCCCTCTTTTAAGGTCTATTTCTCTGGCCTTTTCTACTCCTGGTATCTTAAGCTATTACTATATGCGTGCTTTTTATTTCTGCTGCATGATGAATACGTGTTTTGGCCTTTTAGGCCATGCATGCTGCTTTTGTTCAATCTTGCTGTGACCCAGAGTCGAGGACAAAACAAATCCTGACCCTACATGGATATATTAAATCCTGACCCTACATGGACATATTGTGCCATGTGGACTTGGGCTCTTGTGGTTATTGCTTCGTGGAGTCCATGGATATTTTTACTAGCTCATTTGTTCTCTCCCACTTTGATGGTTAGGATTGAAATTCGTTGGATGggttatttatgttttttgactattttttaccttttatttACTCTTCTATAGTTTTGAGTGATATAAACCTAAAGGTCAACCCACAGGTTGGATTCATCCTTAAACTCTAGTGTATGGACTGATTACATCTTGCCTGGTTTTATCCTTATGAGTTATTAGTAAACAAGTGGCTAATGCCAATTAGATATAATGATATAGAACATGACAtgtattgtttgatttttgtggACCTATgccatatttctttttctttttgcttctggAATCAAAATAGGTCTAGAATAACATCTGCGATTCATGCTTTACCTTgcagaaaaataccaaattcTGACTATCTGTTCACCAGCAGGTTAAAAGTGCATATACAAAGGAGTTAAATATTAAAGGACTTTAGATTAGAGTTAGACAGAAAATATACTGTGGGTTTAGTGAACTTCCCTTCTCCATTACAGGCTGTATTCAAAATTACTCTAGAGGTTCCGTCTGAGACCGTTGCATTGTCAAATATGCCAGTGGTTGAAGAGAAGAACAATGGACCTACCAAAGTTGTCTGTTTTCAAGAAACTCCAATAATGTCCACATACCTAGTGGCTGTTATTGTTGGCATGTTTGACTATGTGGAAGCTTTCACCACTGATGGTACTGTAACTCATCTGTTTCATTATCACACATCTCTTTAGCTTTCACCTTTTGGTGGTTCATGTCTTGAATTTAATTGGACttatctttcttttgtttgcagGCACTAGGGTTCGTGTTTACACTCAAGTTGGCAAGAGTGCTCAGGGAAATTTTGCACTAGAGGTTGCTGTGAAGACACTGGTCCTCTTCAAGGAGTAATTATCTGATCTTCTGCCTtagtattgattattttattggGCAGAGTTGTCTTGTGCAGTTGTGCTTGTTACAGTCCTCATTAGACACTAATTATTTTGATACCAGTATTATTGTTTAGGAATTTCTGGAACTTGTCACTGATATGCTCTAAATGATATAGTCTATAGACAGATATACGTACAGATGCATATCTGCAAACTATAAGTTCTGTAGgttgatagatatatttcattCTATTGGAAAACCTATTTTCCTATATTTATTGAAATCAAATATTTCATTATGAgctatttttggatgttagGAGTGTTAGAACAGGCATTCCAATGATGTGTCAAGGTTTTGCCTGTTCTGAAACCTTTACATCAGTGTATAATTTTGAAGAACTGTTGAGAAATCTACATCTCATCCCCTAGTTGACTTACTGACATACACGGTCCAGCTGATGACAATTTTGATGTTGCTAGGTATTTTGCTGTGCCGTACCCACTCCCGAAAATGGATATGATTGCCATTCCTGATTTTGCCTCTGGAGCAATGGAGAACTATGGCTTGGTTACATACCGTGAAACAGCTTTGTTATTTGATGAGAAACACTCTGCAGCTGCGAATAAGCAAAGGGTAGGACACtattcaattttattattttgatcaTATGTGTTAAGCTTTGCAATATGGTTCATAGTTACCATTACACATGATGTATCAAACCTATTTGGTTCTATTACATACAAATATTGATCTGATGGTGCAATCAGATGATGTTCTTATTAGCTAATTAACCGAACAGATGGATGCTTTAAGtcatcatttaaaaataataatttctgATACTCATATCCATTTTGGCGGTCATGTTTAAAGGATACCATCCTTCTGAGAAATTTTAGCTAATCTCTTATTGCCTATTGTTCAGGTTGCAGTTGTGGTGGCCCATGAATTAGCTCACCAGTGGTTTGGGAATCTTGTGACAATGGAGTGGTGGACTCATCTATGGCTCAACGAGGGTTTTGCAACATGGGTAAGGACTAAGAAGTCGAGAGCAGAAATATATTGaatattaacatttttatgttgctcatttgatgtttttgttgttgaagGTATCCTACTTAGCTGCAGATAATTTCTTTCCTGAATGGAATGTTTGGACCCAATTTCTTGAGGAATCTACAACAGGTTTCAAGTTAGATGCCCTTGAAGGGTCACATCCTATTGAGGTAACATATCCATATAActgcatatttttctattgatAGGTTGGTTCTCATTTAATACTGTAAGTTTCAtttaagtgttttttttttaaaacgacGCTTaaccaagaagaaaaaaatgctataCTTTTGATCATATATGTCTGtatcatgttctaattagacATGGCTAGATAGGAGAAAATGCAAAAAAGGAAGGTCAATTTAGCTGCTtcttaaatttctttcaatAATTTGGAAAGGCCATTAGACATGACTATTTTAGGAGTGAGATCATTTGGTTTTACTAGAGCTTACCTGGTTTGCTAAGTTCATATttagtactacctctgtttcatattgtaagactttctaaattcattcattgatgaatgtatataatttatatatgtgtctagattcattagcatcaacatgaatctagacaatgctagaaagtcttacattgcgaaatggagggagtaactgTTAGCTAAGCTCAtatttagtaattatgtaacaCCACACCTGCTAATTCAAGTCTGAGAGGATGGAAGAGCAGTATGCTCAGCAATCCTATAAGTCCCCAGCATATTTCATTGGagtgatattaaaattttcattttatacatgtccattaaaatttatgttgcaAGTTGATGTACATTATTTTCAGGTAGACATCAATCACGTTGATGAAATAGATGAAATATTTGATGCTATTAGCTACAGGAAAGGAGCTTCTGTTATTCGGATGCTGCAAAGCTATCTTGGGGCTGAGACTTTTCAGGTTTGTGATGCATATACTACCAATCCATGCAGTGCTACAATTTTGAAATGAATACATATAATAAATCCTAATTTTACAtaatactaaaataaatatatttgaatctAAAACTAACTGAAAGCATATGAGCTGGTCAACATACACATGCGCACATgatttaatagttaaaaaagATCTTACAAATGATACACACTTGAgtatatatatccatccacAGGAGTAGCATATAGCTTACCATAACTACCGCCGACTCCTCTTTTAAAGCAGAGATCTTCCCTTTGTTATTTTGGACAATGCAAATGGTTGACCAAATGATTGCTTTTCTGCCATCATGTGACTCCGTcatatatttggttttttaaagaCTGCTTGCCAGCCTGCTTAAGCTTTATTGGGACCTTAATCTTTTTGTATGTTAACTGCGGAACAAACTGGTTTCATTTTTGCCTGtcaatttcaattattttttttcagtggaaatagaaagttaattatttattctttttgctAGAAATCACTGGCTGCATACATAAAAAAGTTTGCATATTCAAATGCTAAAACTGAGGACTTGTGGGCTGCACTTGAAGAGGGGTCTGGTGAACCTGTGAAAACATTAATGCATTCATGGACAAAGCAGCAAGGTTATCCTGTTGTTAATGTGAAACTCAAGGATGGAAAGATAGAGATGGAGCAGGTAGGTTGTGAActactttcctttttttcattataagtTGTCCATCATGAACTTTCTTCCCTCCATCTACCGTTGTATCccgtaaaaaaataatctagttTCTATTTGGAGAACTTGTGATAATTTTCTGGTTGTATCTCTTTCAGACACAGTTCCTATCAAGCGGGGCTGAGGGAGTTGGGCAATGGGTGGTTCCTATCACACTATGTTGCTGTTCATACTCACGTCAAGAGAAGTTCCTTTTTGATGGAAAGCAAGAGGATTTCAATTTGTCAGGGCTGGTAGAATGTCAAAAGAAGGATGACTTCTGGATTAAACTTAATGTCAATCAGACTGGCTTCTACAGAGTGAGCTATGACGAGGAACTTGCATCTCGACTTAGATATGCAATTCAGGCCAACAAATTGAGTGCGGCAGACAGATATGGTAAAGTTCTTACAGAAGCATCTTGTATATGGACCCACCCAACTGAGCTTACAATATTATTGTTTGATACAGGTGTACTTGATGACACGTATGCCCTATGTATGGCTGGCAAACAAAAGCTAGTCTCCTTATTGCATTTGATTGCTGCTTACAAGGATGAAACGGAGTATACTGTGCTCGCACATGTCATACATGTATTGATCTTTCTACCtgaaaaatgtttttgttAAATTGATTTTGTCCGAAGCTTCTTAATTCTTGGTTTGACAGACAAGTTTGAGCATTGTCGAGATGATGGCTGTTGCTGATCCTGAGGGGTTGGGCAAGCTGAAAAAGTTCCTGGTTGACTTTCTTGAGCCGTTTGCACAGTATGTTGTGTATTATGCCATTCCGTATTGAAAGATATTTTGTCCTGCAGCCTCTCCTAAACTTTCAGGTAATCCTTTGCAGTAGAATTGGTTGGGATGCTAAAAGTGATGAGGGTCACTTGGATGCATTATTGAGAGGTACACTTTTATCtgcacttgctgaacttggccaTGAAGCTACAATAAATGAAGCTGTACGCCGATTCAACGTCTTTGTGGAAGATAGAGACACACCGCTACTCCCTCCAGATGTTCGAAAGGTTAGCATAGTAATGTAATGCACATTTATGCATGTAGTTATGCTCTATGCAAACTATCTGCACTCAGGTCTCCACTTGTTAACCATCATCTTGTTTTGTAGGCGGCATATGTTGCTTTGATGCAGACAGTGAACAAATCAAACAAAGCTGGCTATGAATCACTTTTGAAGATCTTTAGAGAAACTGATCTGAGCCAGGAAAAAGTCAGAATTTTAGGTtagcaatatatattttccaaatttATTTGACATGCCTGTTGAAGTTGGGACCTCATATACGTTCTCCTCGCATAGGTTCTCTGGCATCTTGCCCTGATCCTGATGTTGTTTGTGAAGCACTCGACTTCATGCTATCACCTGAGGTAATAAAAGGAATCTATCAATAAACACCTCCACATTCTACATGATACCGTCAAACTTTGTCTCAACTCATTTAACATTTTAAATGAACAGGTGAGGAACCAGGACTCTATATTTGTCCTTAGAGGAGTGGGTGCAGCGGGACATGAGATGGCATGGACCTGGTTGAAGGTACTTGCAAATATACTTTTTTCCCCTCTGTTAGCCTTTCTACTTCCTGTTTCTTTTACTGACTCCATGCTTCTTTGTGGTTCAGGAAAAGTGGGACTACATATCAAATACCTTCTCTGGAACTCTTCTCACCTATTTTGTTTCCACCACCGTCTCACCGGTACACCCACCTTATATTTGATGTTCTCACATACTCGTGCCATCATCattacattttaaattttgctgACGTGATGTGAAAAATTGTTTCAGCTGCGCACTGATGAATTGGGCGACGACGCAGAGGAGTTTTTCAAGAGCAGGACGAAAGCCA is part of the Oryza brachyantha chromosome 2, ObraRS2, whole genome shotgun sequence genome and encodes:
- the LOC102705410 gene encoding aminopeptidase M1-A isoform X2, producing MAAVAAAAEQSAEQFRGRARLPGFAAPRRYDLRLAPDLGACAFAGSVDVSVGVAERTRFLVLNAAELEVAPGGVQFRPQGTDQVLHPAEVTNVPEDEILIIRFDEVLPLGEGVLAIAFKGTLNDKMHGFYKSVYELNGEKKNMAVTQFEPADARRCFPCWDEPSFKAVFKITLEVPSETVALSNMPVVEEKNNGPTKVVCFQETPIMSTYLVAVIVGMFDYVEAFTTDGTRVRVYTQVGKSAQGNFALEVAVKTLVLFKEYFAVPYPLPKMDMIAIPDFASGAMENYGLVTYRETALLFDEKHSAAANKQRVAVVVAHELAHQWFGNLVTMEWWTHLWLNEGFATWVSYLAADNFFPEWNVWTQFLEESTTGFKLDALEGSHPIEVDINHVDEIDEIFDAISYRKGASVIRMLQSYLGAETFQKSLAAYIKKFAYSNAKTEDLWAALEEGSGEPVKTLMHSWTKQQGYPVVNVKLKDGKIEMEQTQFLSSGAEGVGQWVVPITLCCCSYSRQEKFLFDGKQEDFNLSGLVECQKKDDFWIKLNVNQTGFYRVSYDEELASRLRYAIQANKLSAADRYGVLDDTYALCMAGKQKLVSLLHLIAAYKDETEYTVLAHVIHTSLSIVEMMAVADPEGLGKLKKFLVDFLEPFAQIGWDAKSDEGHLDALLRGTLLSALAELGHEATINEAVRRFNVFVEDRDTPLLPPDVRKAAYVALMQTVNKSNKAGYESLLKIFRETDLSQEKVRILGSLASCPDPDVVCEALDFMLSPEVRNQDSIFVLRGVGAAGHEMAWTWLKEKWDYISNTFSGTLLTYFVSTTVSPLRTDELGDDAEEFFKSRTKANIARTVRQSIERVRINAKWVESTRAEANLGNLLKDIGHKQ
- the LOC102705410 gene encoding aminopeptidase M1-A isoform X1, translating into MAAVAAAAEQSAEQFRGRARLPGFAAPRRYDLRLAPDLGACAFAGSVDVSVGVAERTRFLVLNAAELEVAPGGVQFRPQGTDQVLHPAEVTNVPEDEILIIRFDEVLPLGEGVLAIAFKGTLNDKMHGFYKSVYELNGEKKNMAVTQFEPADARRCFPCWDEPSFKAVFKITLEVPSETVALSNMPVVEEKNNGPTKVVCFQETPIMSTYLVAVIVGMFDYVEAFTTDGTRVRVYTQVGKSAQGNFALEVAVKTLVLFKEYFAVPYPLPKMDMIAIPDFASGAMENYGLVTYRETALLFDEKHSAAANKQRVAVVVAHELAHQWFGNLVTMEWWTHLWLNEGFATWVSYLAADNFFPEWNVWTQFLEESTTGFKLDALEGSHPIEVDINHVDEIDEIFDAISYRKGASVIRMLQSYLGAETFQKSLAAYIKKFAYSNAKTEDLWAALEEGSGEPVKTLMHSWTKQQGYPVVNVKLKDGKIEMEQTQFLSSGAEGVGQWVVPITLCCCSYSRQEKFLFDGKQEDFNLSGLVECQKKDDFWIKLNVNQTGFYRVSYDEELASRLRYAIQANKLSAADRYGVLDDTYALCMAGKQKLVSLLHLIAAYKDETEYTVLAHVIHTSLSIVEMMAVADPEGLGKLKKFLVDFLEPFAHRIGWDAKSDEGHLDALLRGTLLSALAELGHEATINEAVRRFNVFVEDRDTPLLPPDVRKAAYVALMQTVNKSNKAGYESLLKIFRETDLSQEKVRILGSLASCPDPDVVCEALDFMLSPEVRNQDSIFVLRGVGAAGHEMAWTWLKEKWDYISNTFSGTLLTYFVSTTVSPLRTDELGDDAEEFFKSRTKANIARTVRQSIERVRINAKWVESTRAEANLGNLLKDIGHKQ